The Malus domestica chromosome 10, GDT2T_hap1 genome contains a region encoding:
- the LOC103446327 gene encoding ubiquitin-like modifier-activating enzyme atg7 (The RefSeq protein has 6 substitutions compared to this genomic sequence) yields the protein MERGSGKSILQFAPFQSSVDEGFWHRLSSLKLNKFGIDDSPVPITGLYAPCSHSQVSNHLTLLAESLPSDSSEESSVTGVSRGNRNRCSVPGIIYNTNTVEGFHALDKQGLLKAEAQKIWKDIQSGRALEDSSVLLRFLVISFADLKKWSFNYWFAFPALVLDPPATLVNLRPASQCFSSEEAESVSAAFNEWRNSSLTADVPFFLVHLDSNSHATIKHLKDWETSQSADDGHKLLFGFYDPCHLPNHPGWPLRNLLALICSRWDLKSVHFLCYRESRGFADLGLSLVGEALITVPPGWRDHGHVPNAVGWELNKGRKVPRIISLAKSMDPTRLAISAADLNLKLMRWRALPSLNLNSLSSLKCLLLGAGTLGCQVARTLMAWGVRTITLVDNGRVAMSNPLRQSLYTLDDCLNGGEFKVTAAVNSLKKIFPAVEAEGVIMAIPMPGHPVPSQEEQSVLDDCGRLHDLIDCHDVVFLLTDTRESRWLPSLLCANTNKITITAALGFDSFLVMRHGAGPCSSSHDSKTEAENALSAYMGNLGLTDRDGGKRLGCYFCNDVVAPIDSTSNRTLDQQCTVTRPGLAPIASALAVELLVGILHHPHGIFAEGEVVNCSNSRSSEQPLGILPHQIRGSLAQFSQMTLVGHSSDSCTACCSTVVSEYRKRGMEFILQAINHPTYLEDLTGLTELMKSASKFELDWDDGTDEDDDDLVEV from the exons ATGGAGCGAGGCAGCGGGAAATCCATACTCCAATTCGCACCGTTTCAGAGCTCCGTCGACGAGGGTTTCTGGCACAGACTCTCTTCCTTGAAGCTCAACAAGTTCGGCATCGACGACTCGCCTGTTCCCATCACCG GTTTCTACGCACCGTGCTCGCATTCTCAAGTGTCAAATCATTTAACTCTTTTAGCTGAGTCTTTGCCTTCGGATTCGAGTGAGGAATCATCGGTAACAGGAGTAAGTCGGGGAAATAGGAACAGATGCTCCGTTCCGGGAATCATTTACAACACTAATACGGTAGAAGGCTTTCATGCGCTTGATAAACAAGGCTTGCTTAAGGCAGAAGCACAAAAG ATTTGGAAGGACATCCAGAGTGGAAGAGCATTGGAGGATAGTTCAGTACTTTCGAGGTTCCTCGTCATCTCTTTTGCCGACCTGAAAAAATGGAGCTTTAATTACTGGTTTGCTTTCCCCGCTTTGGTGCTTGATCCTCCAGCAACTTTGGTAAATTTGAGGCCAGCTTCAGAGTGTTTTAGCTCGGTGGAG GCAGAATCTGTTTCAGCAGCATTTAACGAGTGGCGTAACTCAAGCCTAACAGCAG ACGTGCCATTCTTCTTGGTTCATCTTGATTCAAATTCACACGCTACTATTAAGCATCTAAAGGATTGGGAAACCTCCCAAAGTGCTGATGATGGTCACAAG TTACTCTTTGGTTTTTACGATCCATGCCATCTCCCAAACCATCCCAGTTGGCCTCTTCGCAACCTCCTTGCTCTTATTTGCTCAAGATGGGATCTAAAGTCTGTTCACTTTTTATGCTATAGAGAGAGTCGGGGTTTCGCAGATCTGGGACTGTCCCTTGTTGGTGAAGCTCTGATTACAGTTCCGCCAG GATGGAGAGATCATGGTCATGTACCAAAAGCAGTCGGGTGGGAACTTAACAAAGGGAGAAAAGTACCTAGGATTATTAGCCTTGCTAAATCTATGGATCCAACTAG GTTGGCCATATCTGCTGCAGATTTGAATTTGAAACTAATGAGATGGCGTGCTTTGCCTTCTTTGAACTTAAATAGCTTGTCTTCTCTCAAGTGTCTCCTCCTTGGAGCTGGTACACTTGGATGCCAGGTTGCTCGGACGCTTATG GCTTGGGGTGTCCGGACCATTACGTTGGTTGACAATGGCAGGGTGGCTATGTCTAATCCGCTGAGGCAATCACTGTATACATTAGATGACTGCCTAAATGGCGGTGAATTTAAAGTGACAGCTGCAGTTAATAGTCTCAAGAAAATATTTCCAGCTGTG GAAGCAGAGGGTGTCATCATGGCTATACCTATGCCTGGACATCCTGTTCCGAGTCAAGAAGAGCAGAGCGTGCTCGATGATTGTGGACGACTACATGATTTAATTGATTGTCACGATGTAGTTTTCCTGCTGACTGATACAAGAGAAAGTCGGTGGCTACCATCTCTCCTTTGTGCAAATACTAACAAG ATTACTATAACTGCGGCTTTAGGGTTCGATAGCTTCTTGGTTATGCGCCATGGAGCAGGTCCTTGTAGCTCTAGCCATGACTCAAAAACTGAAGCTGAAAATGCTTTATCTGCTTATATGGGCAATCTTGGCCTTACTGATAGAGACGGGGGGAAGAGATTGGGCTGTTACTTCTGCAATGATGTCGTTGCGCCTATTGAT TCAACTTCAAACCGCACATTGGACCAGCAATGCACTGTTACACGCCCAGGCCTTGCTCCTATTGCCTCAGCTCTTGCGGTTGAGCTCTTAGTGGGGATCCTGCATCACCCTCATGG GATATTTGCGGAAGGGGAGGTGGTAAACTGCAGTAATAGCAGAAGCAGTGAGCAGCCTCTTGGTATTTTACCCCATCAGATTCGCGGTTCCCTAGCGCAGTTTTCGCAGATGACACTTGTGGGCCACTCCTCAGACAGTTGCACGGCTTGTTGCAGCACT GTGGTGTCCGAATATCGGAAAAGGGGAATGGAATTTATTTTGCAAGCAATCAACCATCCTACATATCTGGAGGACCTAACTGGACTGACAGAGTTGATGAAATCAGCTAGTAAATTCGAGTTGGACTGGGACGACGGGACAGATGAAGACGATGATGATTTGGTTGaggtttga